The proteins below are encoded in one region of Kineococcus rhizosphaerae:
- a CDS encoding phenolic acid decarboxylase, with translation MTPELQDPAPPQNLDGLVGHRFVYTYANGWRYEMYVKNSRTIDYRIHSGMVGGRWVKDQHVDLVQLDEDSYKVSWTEPTGTCVVVNVMPGRRRLHGTIFFPRWVEEDGSRTVLFQNDHLPLMQQYRDAGPTYPIHVVPEFARITFFEHVGTDDEDVVSTAPGDLPASFVDQEN, from the coding sequence ATGACGCCGGAACTCCAGGACCCCGCTCCCCCGCAGAACCTCGACGGGCTGGTCGGGCACCGCTTCGTCTACACCTACGCCAACGGCTGGCGGTACGAGATGTACGTCAAGAACTCACGCACCATCGACTACCGCATCCACTCCGGCATGGTCGGCGGACGCTGGGTCAAGGACCAGCACGTCGACCTCGTCCAGCTCGACGAGGACAGCTACAAGGTCTCCTGGACCGAGCCGACCGGCACCTGCGTCGTGGTGAACGTCATGCCCGGGCGGCGCCGCCTGCACGGCACGATCTTCTTCCCGCGTTGGGTCGAGGAGGACGGTTCCAGGACCGTCCTGTTCCAGAACGACCACCTGCCGCTGATGCAGCAGTACCGCGACGCCGGCCCCACCTACCCGATCCACGTCGTCCCCGAGTTCGCCCGGATCACGTTCTTCGAGCACGTCGGCACCGACGACGAGGACGTCGTCTCCACCGCCCCGGGCGACCTGCCCGCCTCCTTCGTCGACCAGGAGAACTGA
- a CDS encoding rhodanese-like domain-containing protein yields the protein MVGMPTSISAVDFFAAKLAHQTDPADLAAARAAGAAPLVLDVRSAAGWSQGRIPGAVHLPGAQVHDGIADLAPDLDTPIVVYCWGPGCNGSTKAASTLASMGYTRVRELIGGFEYWAREGLAVVTDSGRSRRAPDDLVGPVPLP from the coding sequence ATGGTGGGCATGCCGACCTCGATCTCCGCGGTGGACTTCTTCGCCGCCAAGCTCGCCCACCAGACCGATCCCGCCGACCTCGCCGCGGCCCGCGCCGCCGGTGCGGCGCCGCTGGTGCTCGACGTGCGCTCGGCAGCGGGGTGGAGCCAGGGCCGCATCCCCGGCGCGGTGCACCTGCCCGGCGCGCAGGTGCACGACGGCATCGCGGACCTGGCCCCGGACCTGGACACCCCGATCGTCGTCTACTGCTGGGGGCCGGGCTGCAACGGTTCCACCAAGGCCGCCTCCACCCTGGCCTCGATGGGGTACACCCGGGTGCGGGAACTGATCGGTGGTTTCGAGTACTGGGCGCGCGAGGGTTTGGCGGTCGTCACCGACAGCGGGCGGTCCCGGCGGGCGCCGGACGACCTCGTCGGTCCGGTCCCGCTGCCGTGA
- a CDS encoding alpha/beta fold hydrolase encodes MEPSPEPGPQDDLRAPDHTHRVSTSDGLTLVVHAWDGSGAAAHPVVLHHGFSASAFVEWPRTGLLQALLAAGRRVLAVDARGHGASDKPHDAARYGEVRMAADVVEVLDALDLGVIDLVGYSMGSVVSLLVASTHPDRVHRLAVGGVGAGIVELGGVDTRALSSAELARALRAPDPSAITDPLVRGFREFAEATGNDLLALAAQADAVHAAPLALDRISAPTLVVAGDADPLAERPEVLAAAVPRARLQRVHGDHAEALSDPGFAHAIAEFLAP; translated from the coding sequence GTGGAACCCTCGCCCGAACCCGGACCGCAGGACGACCTGCGCGCGCCGGACCACACCCACCGCGTCAGCACGTCCGACGGGCTGACGCTCGTCGTCCACGCCTGGGACGGTTCCGGTGCGGCCGCGCACCCGGTCGTGCTGCACCACGGGTTCAGCGCCAGCGCCTTCGTCGAGTGGCCGCGCACGGGCCTGCTGCAGGCCCTGCTCGCCGCCGGACGTCGCGTCCTGGCGGTGGACGCCCGGGGGCACGGGGCGTCGGACAAACCCCACGACGCGGCGCGCTACGGCGAGGTCCGGATGGCCGCCGACGTCGTCGAGGTGCTCGACGCCCTCGACCTGGGCGTGATCGACCTGGTCGGGTACTCGATGGGCTCGGTCGTCTCGCTCCTGGTCGCCTCCACGCACCCCGACCGCGTCCACCGCCTCGCCGTCGGCGGGGTCGGCGCCGGGATCGTGGAACTCGGCGGGGTCGACACCCGCGCCCTGTCCTCCGCCGAACTCGCGCGGGCCCTGCGTGCGCCGGACCCCTCGGCGATCACCGACCCGCTGGTCCGCGGTTTCCGCGAGTTCGCCGAGGCGACCGGCAACGACCTGCTGGCCCTGGCCGCCCAGGCCGACGCCGTGCACGCCGCACCCCTGGCCCTGGACCGCATCAGCGCCCCGACGCTGGTGGTGGCCGGGGACGCCGACCCGCTGGCCGAACGTCCCGAGGTGCTCGCCGCCGCCGTCCCGCGGGCCCGGTTGCAACGGGTGCACGGCGACCACGCGGAGGCGCTGTCCGACCCGGGGTTCGCCCACGCGATCGCGGAGTTCCTGGCTCCCTGA
- a CDS encoding Lrp/AsnC family transcriptional regulator, with amino-acid sequence MATNPRPALDATDRRVLEELQRDGRISVADLARAINLSASATADRLRRLTDTGVITGYSATLDPEALGYTVTAFVRLAYPTGNYKPFHDLLDVTPEVVEAHHVTGDDCFVLKVLARSMRDLERITGKLATLGGITTSVVYSSPLPRRRLDPA; translated from the coding sequence GTGGCGACGAATCCCCGGCCGGCCCTGGACGCGACCGACCGCCGCGTCCTGGAAGAGCTGCAGCGGGACGGCCGCATCAGCGTCGCCGACCTGGCCCGGGCGATCAACCTGTCCGCGAGCGCCACCGCCGACCGGTTGCGTCGTCTCACCGACACCGGTGTCATCACCGGCTACAGCGCCACCCTGGATCCCGAGGCGCTCGGTTACACCGTGACCGCGTTCGTGCGCCTGGCCTACCCGACGGGCAACTACAAACCCTTCCACGACCTGCTGGACGTCACCCCCGAGGTCGTCGAGGCCCACCACGTCACCGGGGACGACTGCTTCGTCCTCAAGGTCCTCGCCCGGTCCATGCGCGACCTGGAACGCATCACCGGCAAGCTGGCGACCCTGGGGGGCATCACGACCAGCGTCGTCTACTCCAGCCCGCTCCCGCGCCGACGCCTCGATCCCGCGTGA
- a CDS encoding HIT family protein has product MSATPTAQECVFCAIARHDAEASTVFEDDTVVAFMDRYPVTPGHLLVVPRHHAVGLEDLDDATGIRVWAVAHDLARTLRRSTFRPEGINFFLCDGEVAFQTVFHLHLHVLPRCTGDGWTVENLPGTLDRDRRHLDEDAREIRTAAARRAGEGPAGTRG; this is encoded by the coding sequence GTGAGCGCGACCCCGACCGCGCAGGAGTGCGTCTTCTGCGCCATCGCCCGGCACGACGCCGAGGCCAGCACGGTGTTCGAGGACGACACCGTCGTGGCCTTCATGGACCGCTACCCCGTCACCCCCGGGCACCTCCTGGTCGTGCCGCGCCACCACGCGGTGGGCCTGGAGGACCTGGACGACGCCACGGGGATCCGCGTCTGGGCGGTGGCTCACGACCTGGCCCGCACCCTGCGCCGCTCCACGTTCCGCCCGGAGGGGATCAACTTCTTCCTCTGCGACGGCGAGGTCGCCTTCCAGACGGTGTTCCACCTCCACCTGCACGTCCTGCCCCGCTGCACCGGGGACGGCTGGACCGTCGAGAACCTCCCCGGGACGCTGGACCGGGACAGGCGACACCTGGACGAGGACGCGCGCGAGATCAGGACCGCCGCCGCTCGACGCGCGGGCGAGGGTCCGGCCGGTACCCGTGGGTGA
- a CDS encoding alpha/beta fold hydrolase, whose translation MDHLTFPSDADGLVLHGYHWPAPGPRATVQVVHGLSEHAPRYDRLARALVAAGYDVWAHDHRGHGASVDERTPHVSFGVGGWDGLVADVTQFSALVEAERPGLPHFLVAHSMGSFATQVTLLDHSRRYDGVVLSGSTTIDVFAAGLPAPQEGQGGDLSAFNAGFEPRTGYEWLSRDAAEVDAYVADPLCGQETAPEVMGALFSSPRVGDPRELAGIDPGLPLLVVSGGDDPLAGGGELIELLGRRYREAGVRDVEVEVYPGARHEVFNETNRDEVTRRVVDWLDARSAAPRERG comes from the coding sequence GTGGACCACCTGACCTTCCCCTCCGACGCGGACGGTCTCGTCCTGCACGGCTACCACTGGCCGGCGCCCGGACCCCGCGCCACCGTGCAGGTCGTGCACGGCCTCAGCGAGCACGCGCCGCGCTACGACCGGCTGGCCCGGGCGCTGGTGGCGGCGGGGTACGACGTGTGGGCGCACGACCACCGCGGTCACGGCGCCTCGGTGGACGAGCGGACCCCGCACGTCAGCTTCGGCGTCGGCGGGTGGGACGGTCTCGTCGCAGACGTGACGCAGTTCTCCGCCCTCGTCGAGGCCGAGCGTCCCGGCCTGCCGCACTTCCTCGTCGCGCACTCCATGGGCTCGTTCGCGACGCAGGTCACCCTGCTGGACCACTCCCGGCGCTACGACGGCGTGGTGCTCAGCGGGTCCACGACCATCGACGTGTTCGCCGCTGGCCTGCCGGCGCCGCAGGAGGGGCAGGGCGGTGACCTGTCGGCCTTCAACGCCGGTTTCGAGCCCCGCACCGGCTACGAGTGGCTCTCGCGCGACGCGGCGGAGGTGGACGCCTACGTCGCGGACCCGTTGTGCGGGCAGGAGACCGCGCCGGAGGTGATGGGGGCGCTGTTCTCCTCCCCGCGGGTCGGTGACCCGCGGGAACTGGCGGGGATCGACCCGGGCCTGCCGCTGCTCGTGGTCAGCGGTGGGGACGACCCGCTGGCCGGTGGCGGGGAACTGATCGAGCTGCTGGGCCGGCGGTACCGGGAGGCGGGGGTCCGCGACGTGGAGGTCGAGGTGTACCCCGGGGCCCGGCACGAGGTCTTCAACGAGACCAACCGCGACGAGGTGACCCGCCGGGTCGTGGACTGGCTCGACGCGCGCTCGGCGGCGCCGCGCGAGCGGGGCTGA
- a CDS encoding RNA polymerase sigma factor: MEAHPGEQDFDDFATSAMPRLRVLAYAWCGDWHHSDDVVQDTMERLYAAWPRVRRRGEQYAYARTTLVRRLISENRRAWRRHETATLDQAGDEATSTHPRAEDNAEDSSQRLDVLQLLRHLPARQRAVAVLRFVEDLPVSDVADLLHCSEGTVKSQAHHARRLLQQHLVQEHSATSAEPVPTPAPTTRPTSRGARS, encoded by the coding sequence GTGGAGGCGCACCCCGGTGAGCAGGACTTCGACGACTTCGCCACGTCCGCCATGCCGCGGCTGCGCGTGCTGGCCTACGCCTGGTGCGGCGACTGGCACCACAGCGACGACGTCGTCCAGGACACGATGGAACGCCTCTACGCCGCCTGGCCCCGGGTGCGCCGCCGTGGCGAGCAGTACGCCTACGCCCGCACCACCCTCGTCCGCCGCCTCATCTCCGAGAACCGTCGCGCGTGGCGACGCCACGAGACCGCGACCTTGGACCAGGCCGGCGACGAGGCGACGAGCACCCACCCGCGAGCCGAGGACAACGCCGAGGACAGCAGCCAACGGCTGGACGTCCTGCAGCTCCTGCGCCACCTGCCGGCTCGGCAGCGAGCCGTGGCCGTGCTGCGCTTCGTCGAGGACCTGCCCGTCAGCGACGTCGCCGACCTGTTGCACTGCAGCGAAGGCACCGTCAAGAGCCAGGCCCACCACGCGCGTCGACTGCTGCAGCAGCACCTCGTCCAGGAGCACTCCGCGACTTCCGCCGAACCCGTACCGACGCCCGCGCCCACGACCCGGCCCACCTCGAGGGGAGCCCGCTCATGA
- a CDS encoding NUDIX domain-containing protein, with product MHTVAVGILVQDQRVLLGLRSAGRRAFPGRWALPGGHVEPGESETGALRRELREELGIDVLECDGEPTSRLHVTSGAPGTEVRLSAWRVRAWDGRPGNVSPHEHDRLAWFTLGEFDQLRWAHPEHREVLRELLDPTSP from the coding sequence GTGCACACCGTCGCCGTCGGCATCCTCGTCCAGGACCAGCGCGTGCTCCTGGGGCTGCGCAGCGCGGGCCGCCGCGCCTTCCCGGGCCGGTGGGCCCTGCCCGGGGGCCACGTCGAACCCGGCGAGTCCGAGACCGGGGCCCTGCGCCGGGAGCTGCGCGAGGAACTGGGCATCGACGTCCTGGAGTGCGACGGCGAACCCACCTCGCGACTGCACGTGACCTCCGGCGCGCCCGGCACCGAGGTGCGCCTGAGCGCCTGGCGGGTACGAGCCTGGGACGGACGTCCCGGCAACGTCAGTCCCCACGAGCACGACCGTCTCGCCTGGTTCACGCTCGGGGAGTTCGACCAGCTGCGGTGGGCGCACCCCGAGCACCGTGAGGTGCTGAGGGAGCTGCTCGACCCGACCAGCCCGTGA
- a CDS encoding DUF4253 domain-containing protein, which produces MSGFSNLPGGLPAGAVVMNDDGVPALWASVGPASLEVFTRLHAERTRSGFHPVLLDEPAADWEAESLFESELDRVDDLDAEQVLSSWFEEVEEQSTWPGLAPAQPLRHDPDALALELARELLSADPALRLGLVPVSRGADVLASLGWSGAVNFDASPAELSCVLRSWEERFGVRLVAIDSATVVVSVAAEITETVSLQLAGEHVAFCSDAIYQDGPGSVAEYADELPGQLSWRFWWD; this is translated from the coding sequence GTGAGCGGTTTCTCGAACCTCCCGGGCGGTCTTCCCGCCGGTGCCGTGGTGATGAACGACGACGGCGTCCCCGCCCTGTGGGCGTCGGTCGGACCGGCCTCGCTGGAGGTCTTCACCCGGCTGCACGCCGAGCGCACCCGCAGCGGTTTCCACCCCGTGCTGCTCGACGAGCCCGCTGCTGACTGGGAGGCGGAGAGCCTCTTCGAGTCCGAGCTGGACCGCGTCGACGACCTCGACGCCGAGCAGGTGCTCAGCTCCTGGTTCGAGGAGGTGGAGGAGCAGAGCACCTGGCCGGGCCTGGCTCCCGCGCAGCCGCTGCGCCACGACCCCGACGCGCTGGCCCTGGAGCTGGCGCGCGAGCTGCTGTCGGCGGACCCCGCCCTGCGTCTGGGGCTCGTCCCGGTCTCCCGGGGTGCCGACGTCCTGGCGTCGCTGGGCTGGTCGGGTGCGGTGAACTTCGACGCCAGCCCCGCTGAGCTGTCGTGCGTGCTGCGCAGCTGGGAGGAGCGCTTCGGTGTTCGACTGGTGGCGATCGACTCGGCCACCGTCGTCGTCTCCGTCGCCGCCGAGATCACCGAGACGGTCTCGCTGCAGCTGGCGGGCGAGCACGTGGCCTTCTGCTCCGACGCGATCTACCAGGACGGTCCAGGATCGGTGGCCGAGTACGCGGACGAGTTGCCCGGACAGCTGTCCTGGCGTTTCTGGTGGGACTGA
- a CDS encoding MarR family winged helix-turn-helix transcriptional regulator: MPDDTAPGPAADLSVLLGPLRRKVLRRSRELADLPDLPEAQVELLRVLAARGPSTPSQLAGTLHLARSTVSNLLRATGAAGLTERTPAVGDLRGVDVRATRAATSLLTRYDRASATTVASATARLSGREQALLPEVVSVLAHLLAVLEEQDEHERPGAP; the protein is encoded by the coding sequence GTGCCCGACGACACCGCCCCCGGCCCCGCCGCCGACCTGTCGGTCCTGCTGGGCCCGCTGCGCCGCAAGGTGTTGCGCCGCAGCCGGGAGCTGGCCGACCTGCCGGACCTGCCCGAGGCCCAGGTCGAGCTGCTGCGCGTCCTGGCCGCCCGCGGCCCCTCGACCCCCAGCCAGCTCGCCGGGACGCTGCACCTGGCGCGGTCCACGGTCAGCAACCTGCTGCGCGCCACGGGGGCGGCCGGCCTGACCGAGCGGACCCCCGCCGTCGGTGACCTGCGCGGGGTGGACGTGCGGGCCACCCGGGCCGCGACGTCGCTGCTGACCCGCTACGACCGGGCCAGCGCGACGACGGTGGCCTCCGCGACGGCCCGGCTGAGCGGGCGGGAGCAGGCGCTGCTGCCCGAGGTGGTCTCGGTGCTGGCGCACCTGCTCGCCGTGCTGGAGGAGCAGGACGAGCACGAGCGGCCCGGCGCGCCCTGA